The Aureimonas populi genome includes the window TCAGGCCGTAGCTCTCGCGCGCCGAGGAGATCATGCACACCTTGTTGCCGTAGACGAACGAGGTCATCGCCAGCGTGTATTGCGACGGCGCGTAACGCAGCTCGCGCTTCTCCTCCCTGCTCGACGGCCAGATCGGAATGATGTCCCGCTCCTGCGACCGGATCACCCGCAGCCATATGCCCCGCCGCGCCCTTTCGGCCAGATAGCCGCCGATCTCGTCCAGTCCCGGCTCCGCCATCAGCTCCCTCATGGACAGCGTCGCGCGCAGCACCGTTTCCTCGCCGGCCAGGGTGTCCCACAGGGCAGCCCTGATCCCCTCCGGGCCGGGGTGGAAGCGCACGTTCGGCTGTCCGCTTTCGTGATGATACATCGAGCGCAGCACCGGCATCACCTCGTCGAGCATCTGGCGACGCGCCTCCAGCCTCTCGAGCAGGATGCTCGGGTCGCGCGCGACCACGAAGCGGCGCCGGCCCTCGTCCACGAACTTGACCAGCCCCTCCTCCTCCAGCTTCGCCAGCGCGTCATGGGCGGTGGTGCGGGCGAGACCCGCGCGGGCCGCGATCTCGGCGACGGACGCACCGCCGAGGCTGATCGCCGTCAGGTAGAGCTTGTAGAGCGTGCCGGTGATCCCAACGCGGGCAAGCTTGTCCTCAAGATTCACGATCGATCTTCCTTCCTGCTCGCGGACGGGCATGTCCCAATTCGCCGGAGTTATCAATGTCGGTTTCTTCCGACAAATGTCAAAATCGGCATCTCATTAATTAGGCATATTCCGCCGATATAGCGCCAAAAAAACAGACAATATGGAATTTACGTTCGAAAATTCCCCGATAATGTAACAAAATTCTGAATTACAAAATGTCGATATATGCCGACATTTTGCTCTTGCTGTAGTGCGGCATGTTGAGGATGATCAGGGCGCGCCGAGGAGGCGATCTCCTTGCGCACAATCGTGAAGCTTACAGGCATAACGAGAGGTTGCCATGTCAAAGGGCATCGGAACACCTGTCCTGCCGGGTGGCGCCGGCCGAACGGCCTGGCCGGCGGGGGCGCGAATGCTGAACGGAAGGGCCGCCCGGGGGGCGATCGGCCTCTTCGCCTTCTTCGCCGTCTGGCAGGGCCTGACAAGCTCCGGGATCGTCGATGGCTTCCTTCTGCCCTCACCCTTCGCGGTCGCGGGCGCCCTGTGGCAGATGGCCCTCGACGGATCCTTGTGGGTCCATCTCGGCGCCAGCCTCCAGCGTGTCGCGGTCGGCTTCCTTCTGGCGTGCATCGTCGGGCTGGCGCTGGGCTTGCTCTGCGGTTGGTGGCGGGCGTTCTCGGACTATATCCGCCCGGTGGTCGAGGCGCTCCGGCCCATCCCGCCGCTGGCCTGGATTCCCATCACCATCCTGTGGTTCGGTCTCGGGGATGCCGCCTCCTACTTCCTGGTTTTCCTCGGAGCGGTGTTTCCCGCTTTCCTGGCCACTTACACCGCGGTGAGGGGACTGGATCGCAACCAGATGAACGCCGCCCTGTGCCTGGGCGCCGGCCCCTGGCAGTTGCTGCGGGACGTGCTGATCCCCGCTTCCCTCCCTATCATTCTGCCGGGCCTGCGTATCGCTCTGGGCATCGGCTGGATGTGTGTCGTGACGGCCGAGCTGATCGCCGCCCAGACGGGCCTCGGCTACCTGATCCAGCAATCGCGCATGCTGTTCCAGATCAACAACGTCGTAGCCGGCATGGTGACGATCGGCCTCGTCGGCTTCGCCATGTCCGCCCTTCTCGAACAGGTCGAGCGCCGGGTGAACGCCTGGGCGCCCTCCGAGCGTCTTTGAGGTAGCGACATGAACAGCGCCGTGACTTCCATCGTCCCCGTCGCCGGGCGGGGCCCCGGTCCCATCGAGGGTCCCGTCCAGATCAGCATCCAGAACGTCGGCAAGATCTATGGCGACCCCAACGCCGAGAGCGCGGTCGTTGCCCTCGACGGGGTGACGCTCGGTGTGCGGCGCGGGGAGTTCATTTCCCTGCTCGGCCCCTCGGGATGTGGAAAGTCCACGCTTCTGGGCATCGTCGCCGGCTTCCAGCCGGCCTCGAGCGGGCAGGTTCTCCAGGATGGGCGGCCGATCACCAGGCCCGGCCCCACGCGAACCGTCGTCTTCCAGGACTACGCCCTGTTCGGGTGGATGACGATCCAGGCGAACATCGAGTTCGGCCTCAAGGCGAAGGGCCTGTCGAAGCGCGAGCGCGGCGAGGTTGCCCGGTCTCTGATCGATACCGTCCGGTTGACGGGTTTCGAGGACAAGTACCCTCACGAGGTGTCTGGCGGCATGAAGCAGCGCGCGGCCATCGCCAGGGCGCTGGCGCCCGATCCCGACATTCTCCTGATGGATGAGCCCTTCGGCGCCCTCGATGCGCAGACCCGTGTTCTCCTGCAGGAGGAAATCGCCCGCATCTCATCGGAGGCGGGAAAGACCGTCCTCTTCGTCACCCACGGCATCGAGGAAGCGGTCTTCCTCGCCGACCGCGTGGTGGTCATGAGCCCGCGGCCGGGACGGGTGCGCGAGGAAGTGGCCGTCCCGCTTCCCCGGCCGCGCACCGCTGAAATGAGATCCGACCCCTGGTTCGTCTCCACCGTCAACGAACTGTGGGAGACGCTGAAACCTGAATGGCAGAAAGGAGAACAGGAATGACGATGAACATGTCGCGTCGTCGGTTCGGCCAGTTGGCCGCCGGCCTTGCCGCTTCCGCCCCGCTGATGACCCCCGCGATCCTGCGCGCGCAGGAGGGCGATCTGGTGCGGATGTGCTGGTTCAACACCACCACGGTTTCGGCCCAGATCGCCCACGTCCTCATGCGGACCGACATCGCCGCCCGCAACGGGCTGCGCGTGGAGATGCTGCAACTGAACGCCTCTCCGGCGATCAACGAGGCCCTCGTGTCGGGCGCGGGCGATATCGGCACCCTGTCGGACTTCGCGGCTGTCACCACCATGGCCGTCGGGGCGCCCGTGACCACCGTCTCGTCCCAGGCCCGGTTCCGCTCGGCCATTCTTGCGACCACCAATTCCGGCATCACGCAACTCTCGGACCTGAAGGGCAGGCAGGTCTACGGCACCTTCGGGATCACAGCGTTCCAGAACGCCCAGGAGGCGGTGCAGAGCGTGGGGCTGGCGCCGGGGCGGGATGTCGATTTCGTCAATATCGGCCCGGCGGAACTGGCCGACGCCGTCGGTTCGCAGAGGATCGACGCCTTCTTCACCTACGATCCCTTCGTGACCTTCTTCGAGGATGCGGGCTTTGCCAGCGTCGTCTCGCAGAACCTGACGCCGGTCATCGTCCTGACCGCGCGCAGCGAATTCGTCGACGAGCGCCCCGACGTTTTGAAGCGCTTCCTGAGGGCGAACTCCGAGGCGCTGTTCTTCGCCAGCCAGAATCACGACCTCGCCAATGGCTGGTTCCGTTCGCTCGAGCCGGCCAAGAACATTCCCGAGCATGTCCTCCAGACGGCGTCGAGCTACGATCCGGCCTGGAGCGCACAGTCCTTCACCGACGTCAGGGCGGCGCTCTCGGGCGAACAGATCGACCAGATGCAGACCCTTGCCGACTGGGGTGCTGAAGCCAGTCTTCTTCCCCGCGCGCCCGAGGTCTCGCAGTTCGTCAACACGGCGATCGCCGAGCAGGTGGATGCCGAGGCGGCCACGAGAGGCTTCGATCCTTCGACCGTGACGATCACCGGCTAGCAGTCGAGGCGCGCCGGTCCTCTGCCGGGAGCGCGCAGGAACCTGCCGGCGCGCCGCAGGCGTGTCCTTGCTGCGACGATGAGGGCTGGAAACGTAGGGGATGCGGGACGCATGCTGGGGAAGAATGGGGCGCGGACCACGCCGGCGTCCGGCGGGCACGAGCAGGCGGAACAGGCCGGGCGACAGGCGCAGGCGAGCGCCGGGCCAACGCGTCACTTCGACTTTTCCTCCCTTTCCGGCCCGGAGCGCTACCGGCTGCTGACCTCGTCCATCATGCCGCGGCCCATCGCCTGGGTTGTGACCTGTGCGGCCGATGGGGGGATGAATGCCGCTCCTTATTCGTTCTTCAACGTCTTCGGGGCCGATCCGCCGGTGCTGGCCATCGGCATTCTTCCCGGTCCCTGCGGTCGCAAGGACACTGCCGCCAACATCCTGGCAACGCGCGAATTCGTCGTCAATCTCGTGCCTTTCGCGTTGGCGCGGGAGATGAGCGCGACCAGCGTCGAGGCGCCCCCGGAGGTGGACGAACTGGCGCTGGCCGACCTTGCCACGCTGCCGAGCTTGGCCGTCCGACCCCCGCGCATCGCCTTGTCGCCCGTCACCTTCGAGTGCCGGCTGACCCATGGCCTGGAGACCGGCACCGACCAGTTCCTGATGGTCGGCGAGGTGCTGCACGCCCATTTCGCGCAAGGCGTCCTCACCGGGAATCCGGACCGGCCGCGCATCGACGCTGCGGCACTGGACCTCGTCGGCAGGATGCACGGGCCGGCGACCTATGCCCGTACGAGAGAGACTTTCGAGATGGCCCGGCCCGCATGGCGCGACAGCGCGGAGACGCAGGGCAGGGTGGATAAAGAGGACGATTGAAATGACGAAGATAAAGGTCGCGGCGGTGCAGGCTGCCACGGTTCCCTTCGACGCAGCCGCCGCCACGGAGCGCACCGTCGCCCTGATCGGCGAGGCGGCGGCTGCCGGCGCCGTGGTGGCCGTCTTCCCCGAGGCGTTCATCGGCGGCTATCCCAAGGGCCTCGACTTCGGTTGCTGCATCGGCCGGCGAACGAGCGAGGGGCGCGCCGACTTCGCTCGCTATGTGCGGGGGGCCATTTGCGTGCCGGGACCGGAAGTCGATGAACTCGTCGCGGCCTGCGCGCGTCATGGGCTATACGCCGTGGTCGGCATCATCGAGCGTGATGGCGGCACCCTCTACTGCACGGCCCTGTACCTCTCGCCGGCTGGCCTCCTGGGCACCCATCGCAAGGTCATGCCCACCGGTGCGGAGCGGCTCGTATGGGGGTTCGGCGACGGATCGACCCTGACCGTGGTGGACACGCCGCATGGGCGGCTGGGCGGCGCAATCTGCTGGGAGCATTACATGCCGCTCATGCGAGCGGCCTATTACAGCAAGGGCGTCCAGCTCTGGGCCGCCCCGACGGCCGACGATCGCGAAAGCTGGGTCGCCACCATGCGCCACGTTGCGATGGAGGGGCGGTGCTTCGTGATCGGCGCATGCCAGGTCATGCGGCGGTCGGACTACCCGGACGATTACGCAAGCCGGATCGAGGTGGCGCCGGACGACTGGCTCATGCGCGGGCGCTCGGTCATCGTCGGCCCCCTCGGCGACATTCTGGCAGGCCCGCTCCTCGATGAGGAAGGCATTCTCACCGCCGAGATCGATCTCGACGAACTGATCGGCGCACGGCTGGATTTCGATCCCGTGGGGCATTACGCGCGGCCCGACATCTTCAGGCTGACGGTCAACGAAGCGAGCTGCTCGCCGGTCGTGTCATCCGGTCGCCGCGATATCGCTGCGGAGCGCGGGCCAACGAGCCAGCCGCAGCTCTGAACCCGTTCGCGTGTCGCCGTCCCAAGCCTTGCCGGGGATGCTTCCATGAGGCGCTCTTTCAGGAGTCCCGGGCCCGGAGAGCCCGTCGAAGGAGGCGTTTCATGGCGAAAGCTCCTTGCGAAGGGCTTCCATGAACATTTGCGTGCGGACCGGAAGGAGCCTTCGGCCCGGTATGATGGCCCATATGGGAATGCGGGCCTGATGCCAGTCCGTCAGGATTCTGACCAGGGAACCGGATCGCACCATCTCCGCGACGAGATGGTTGGCCAGCGGCGCGATGCCGGCGCCGTTCATCGCCATGTGCATCAGCACGCCGGGTGAGTTGGCGGTGACACGGCCCTGCGCGACCCCCTCCCAGCTTTCCGTTCCGGATGCGAGCTTCCAGCCGGGCGCCTCCCCGATCCGCTGGGTGAGGTGCAGGGCCTCGTGGAAGACGAGATCCTCCGGGCGCGACGGCGTTCCGCGGCTCTCCAGATAGCCCGGTGACGCATAGAGGCCCATCTCGATCGTGCCGATCCGCCTGGCGGCAAGGGTGGCGTCGTCCTGGAGGTCTCCGATGCGGACCGCCAGGTCGAAGTTCTCCGTGATCGGATCGACGCGACGCCGCGAGACGTCGATGTCGACGGAGAGCTTCGGATAGGTCGCCATGAAGCGTGTGATCAACGAAGCCAGCATGTCGGCCGTGAAGTCCGTCGGGATGGATATCCTCAATCGGCCGCGCGGTTCGGACGTTCCCGTCTGGACGAGATGGCCCGTCGCCTCCACCTCCGCCGCCACCTGCCTCGCATGGATGAGAACCGCGCCGCCGAGGTCTGTGAGGGCGATCGTGCGGGTGGTCCGGTGCAGGAGCTTCTCGCCGAGACGGCTTTCCAGAACCATGATGCGCCTGGAAATCGTGGAATGGGGAATCCGCAGACGCTCGGCGGCTTTCTTGAAGCTCCCCTCCTGCGCCACGAAGGAGAACATGATCAGGTCGTTCGGATCGATGCCTTCCATTCTTCCTTCCAGTGAACCGCTGTCGGCGCGCAGCCTGAACTCACTGATTATATCATATGCGGGATTCTGAAACCCGATATCGGGTCTTTATGCCAATCTACATCAGAGTACATTCTCCTCATCGGCAGCCTGTCGCTGCCTTGCAAGTTGGAGAATCTACCATGTCCGGCACCAAATCCCGCAGAAGCCATCTCCTCGCCACCGCCCTCGCCGCCACGCTCTCCGTCGCCGCCTATGCCGGCGCGGCGTCCGGTGCCGCTGCGCAGACCAGCAGCGCCGAGGCCCAGTCGGCGGCGTCCCTGGCCGTGGTCATGGACTTCCTGTCCAACACCGCGCCCGACAAGGTGGAGGCGGCTGCCGAAAGGCTGGTGGCGCCCGACGCGACCTATGTCTCGCTCAACTTCGAAAACCCGGAACTGAAGAAGATCCTGCCCTGGGCGGGTACCGATCAGGGGCCGAAGGCCTATAGCGGCACTTTCCTGCGAGTGGCCGATTACTGGAACATCGAGGACTTCACCGTTACCGATCAGATCGCCTCGGGTGAGGATGTCGCCATCTTCGGCAAGTTCACCTACCGTTCCGTCACCCTCGGCCATGTCTTCACCTCGCCCTTCTCGATCCATGCGAAGGTGCGCGACGGCAAGATGACCTACTTCCAGTTCATGGAAGACACCTATGCCTCCGCCGGATCGTTCCGCCAGTCCGGCTCGTGGACGGTGAAGACCACCGAGGATTCGGCACCGCTCGAGGTCGGCGCGGAGTAATCGACCCTCGACCGTCGGCCCTGGCGTTGGCCCCTTCGGGGCCTCCGCCCGGGCATGGGTCGACATCCTGCGCGCCACCCTCGACGCTGACCGCCCGGCGGCGAGCCATGGCCCGCCGGATATTGCCAGCCCATGGCTGCGAGCGTCCCCGGCGCTCAGATCATGCCGCCATTGGCGCGCAGCACCTGGCCGTTGATCCAGCCGCCATCCGGGCCGGTCAGGAAGGACACGGCGGCGGCGATGTCCTCGAGCGTGCCAAGGCGTTCGAGCGGGCTCATTTTGGCCATGCGCTCGACCAGCTCGGGCGACTTGCCGTCGAGGAACAATGCGGTCGCGGTCGGCCCCGGCGCCACGGCGTTGATGGTGATGCCGCGGCCTCGCAACTCCTTGGCCAGGATACCGGTCAGCGCCTCGACCGCGGCCTTGGTCGCGGCATAGATGCCGCAGGTCTCCAGCTTCAGCCCGACGACGCTGGTGGAGAGGTTGACGATCCGCCCGCCGTCCTGAAGCCGCCGGGCCGCCTCGCGCAGCGTGTTGACCGTGCCCTTGAGGTTGATGGCGATCTGGCTGTCGACCAGCGCGTCGTCCGACTGCGCCATCGGGGCCAGCCTCATGATCCCGGCATTGTTGACCAGGATGTCGATGCCGCCGAAGGCCGCCTCGGCGCTGTCGAACATCCGAGCCACGGCGGCCGCATCGCCGACATCGGCCTGATGGGCCGTCGCCTGACCGCCCGAACGGACGATATCGGCGGCCAGTTCCTCGGCGGCGGCGACAGAGCCGGCGTAGTTGACGATGACGCGATGGCCATCGGCGGCGAGGCGGCGCGGATGGGCCTCGGGCTGATCCAGATTCCGCGCTACCACGCCGAGGCGCTCTGGCGTCTGGTGATCTGGTCGAGATCCTGCCCCATTGTCCGCCATCGCCGACGCCGGTCTCGCTGCTCTACCCCAGGAACCGGCAGCTCTCGCCACGGGTGCGGGTGTTCATGGACTGGCTGAGGGCCCAGATGCCCGCCCAAGCCCGCAGCAGCGCATCGGCCTGACCGGGCCGGGGGATTCACGTGAAACGGCCGTCCGCGGGCGGTCCCCTGGGGCGGAAGCCCTGCGGCATCAGTTCGGGGATGTGCTGGAAAACCTTGGATGAAGCGCAAGGCATCAAAGCCTTGCGTATCGGCGCGGTCTGGCGCCAATCTTCTGAGAGCGCGATGCCCGGACATTTCCCGGCCGGCGATCCCATCCAGGCAAAGGAGCCCTCCATGCGCTACCGTTCCCTCGGCCCGAGCGGGCTTCTCGTTTCCGAGCTTTGCCTCGGCACCATGACCTTCGGCGGCAGCGAGGGCATGTGGGGCCAGATCGGCCGGTTGCGGCAGGACGAGGCCGATACGCTGGTCAAGACCGCCGTCGATGCCGGCATCAACTTCATCGACACCGCCAATGTCTATGCCGGCGGGGAAAGCGAGCGCATTCTCGGCCAGTCGATCCGCAATCTGGGGCTGGCCCGCCAGGATCTGGTGGTCGCCACCAAGGTGCTCGGCCCCATGGGCGAGGGGCCCAACGCGCGCGGCGCCTCGCGCTACCATATCCTCGAACAGGCCAAGGCCAGCTTGCAGCGGTTGCAGCTCGACCATATCGACCTTTACCAGATCCACGGCTTCGATCCGCTGACGCCGCTCGCCGAAACGCTGGAGGCGCTGGATACGCTCGTGCGGCACGGCCATGTCCGCTATGTCGGCCTCTCCAACTGGGCGGCCTGGCAGATCGTCAAGGCGGTGGGCATCGCGGAGGCGCGCAGGCTTGCGCCGATCATCTCCCTTCAAGCCCATTACACGCTCGTCGGGCGTGATCTGGAGCGCGAGATCGTGCCCATGCTGAAGTCCGAGAAGATCGGGCTGATGGTGTGGAGCCCGCTGGCCGGCGGCTTCCTCTCCGGCAAGTACAGCGGCGGCAGCACCGCCAATGCCGAGGGCCGGCGCGCGAGCTTCGATTTCCCGCCCGTCGACATGGAGCGCGGAGACGCGGCCATCGAGGCAATGCGCGCCATTTCGCAGGCCAAGGGCTGCTCCGTCGCGCAGGTGGCGCTCGCTTGGCTGCTGCACCAGGAGGTCGTGACAAGCGTCATCGTGGGCGCCAGGCGGGTCGAGCAGCTCGAGGACAACATCGCCTCCACGCAGGTGCAACTCTCGCGTGAGGATCTGGACGCGCTCGACGCCGTCACGAGGCTTCCGGCCGAATATCCGGGCTGGATGCTGGAACGCCAGGCGCAGTACCGCGCCCCGTTCCTGACGCCGCCGGGGAGGTGAGGCCGGGCGGCCGGCCCTGTCGCGCTGCGTTCAGCCGGGGAGGGCGTAGGGGTTGAAGCCCGTCCTGCCGTAGCCCTCTGCCGTGGCCGCCTCGTCCAGCGCGAGGCTGGCGAGGTCGTCCGCCACCACCTCCGCCTCGGGGTCCCGCTCCTGCGAGACGACCTTGAGATAGCCCCCGCAATGTCCGCAGCTTTCGGCGCGCACCACGGCCTCGGGCGATTCGAAGCTCAGATAGTCGAGCTGCCCGGCATCGCCGCAACTGGAGCACTTGGCGCGGACCATGTGCCATTCGCATTCGCACAGGGCGCAGTGCAGATAGCGCAGCCCCTGCCGGTCGCCCGTGTGGATCAAGCTCGCGACCGGCGCCGTGCCGCAGATCGGGCATTGCGCATGTTCCTGCGGGCCGGACGCCCGCAGCGGCGCCGCGCGGGCGGCGAGCGCCACCTCCAGCGAGAGCGCCGCCCACAGGAAGGGCGCGATGGCGGCCGGCACCGCTTCGAAGCGCCCCTCGGCCAGAGCCAGGCCGAAGCCGATGCGCGCCGGCAGCGGCAGGGCGGCAAGCTCGCCCAGATGCGGCGCGACCGGCCCGGGAGCAACGGATGCCAGGTGTTCGAGCAGCGTGTCGAGGTGACGTGACCAGTGCCCCTCGCGCGCGATGGCCGCCGGCTCCACGCCGGTGCGCTCGCGCGCCTCGCTCCCGGCGATCCCGGCCTGCGCCTGCGCTGTCGCGGCGGCAAGGCGCAGATAGTCGGCCAGTTCGTGCCCCTCGGCCAGCGCCCTCAGGCGCTGCGCGCGGGCGATGTAGAGACTGGCCAGATCCGGGCGCAGCACGGGGTCGAAATGGCGGGAGGCGGCTTCCGGCGGGACCGAGGAGCGCAGGGCGGGCGGCTGGCTCATGTCTCGCTGCCCTTCGCCCGGGCTTCCTTGGCCGCCAGCTCGTCATACCAGCGGTCGTGATGCTGATGCACCCATCGGCGGGAGACATAGCCCGTCACCATGCCCTTGATCGAGCCGCGCACCCAGATCGCCAGATAGATGTGCCCGAGGATCAGGAGGATCAGCCCGATGCCGGCGACCGAATGCGCCAGGATCGCCAGGCGCAGCACGGGGATGGAGAAAAGATGCGAGAAATGGGCCCGCCACATGACGATGCCGGAGAGCATGAGAACGATGATGGACAGCATGATCAGCCAGAAGAGAACCTTCTGGCCGGCATTGTACTTGCCGATCCGCAGGGGCTGCGCGTGATCGTTCAGGAGCACGCCCTTGACGTTGCGAAACCAGATCGCGTCCGTGCGGGCGGGCAGATTGTACTTCACGAAGCGCACGAACATGTAGCAAAGGCCGGCGAACACGGCGATGCCGAGGAAGGGATGCAACATGCGCGCCATCTGCGGCGTGCCCAGAAACCCGCTCAGCCACGAGAAGGACGGGTAGAACCAGGACAGGCCGGAGGTGGCCGCCAGGAAGAAGCAGATCACGATCGCCCAGTGGCAGAGCCGCTCAGAGAACTTCGTGCGCAGAATCCTGTCCTGCCCGCCTTTCGAAGAATGTGCCATCTGCGCTCCTTCCTCAGCCCCGCCCGTCCGGGAACGGGCCGTCCTCGTCCGTGGTGTTGGGGCCGACGCCCACGAAATGCGCCACCATGCCGGCCACGGCCGCGGCGCCCGCCACCGCCGCCACGGGCTTCAGCACGTCCTTCCAGCCCGCGACGACCGGGCTGATCTTCGGGTCCTTCGGCAGGCCCGCATAGCGCTGCGGGTCGTCGGCATGTTGCAGCACATACATCACATGCGTGCCGCCGACGCCCTCCGGGTCGTAGAGGCCGGCATTCTCGTAGCCGCGCTCGTTCAGCTCGCTCACGCGGGTCGCGGCAAGGTCCTTCATCTCCTCCTTGGAGCCGAAGGCGATGGCGCCGGTCGGGCAGGTCTTGGCGCAGGCGGGAGACTGGCCCACGGCCAGCCGGTCCGAGCACAGCGTGCACTTGTAGGCCTTGTGGTCCTTCTGCGAGATGCGCGGGATGTTGAACGGGCAGCCGGCCACGCAATAGCCACAGCCGATGCAATGGTCGCTCTGGAAGTCCACCACGCCGTTGGCGTATTGCACGATGGCGCCGGGCACCGGGCAGGCCTTGAGGCAGCCGGGGTCCGCGCAATGCATGCAGCCGTCCT containing:
- the fdxH gene encoding formate dehydrogenase subunit beta, with product MNSQNIVRRSATNAQTPGPQIRDHQMEVAKLIDVSICIGCKACQVACNEWNDLRGEVEENVGVYDNPRDLSPDSWTLMRFTEHDDEAGTFEWLIRKDGCMHCADPGCLKACPVPGAIVQYANGVVDFQSDHCIGCGYCVAGCPFNIPRISQKDHKAYKCTLCSDRLAVGQSPACAKTCPTGAIAFGSKEEMKDLAATRVSELNERGYENAGLYDPEGVGGTHVMYVLQHADDPQRYAGLPKDPKISPVVAGWKDVLKPVAAVAGAAAVAGMVAHFVGVGPNTTDEDGPFPDGRG